A region from the Acipenser ruthenus chromosome 49, fAciRut3.2 maternal haplotype, whole genome shotgun sequence genome encodes:
- the LOC131721827 gene encoding ELAV-like protein 1 isoform X2, protein MAVRRGHIRYLKEVYDMSNGYEDHMADEAKDAKTNLIVNYLPQNMTQDELRSLFSSIGEVESAKLIRDKVAGHSLGYGFVNYVNPSDAERAISTLNGLRLQSKTIKVSYARPSSDTIKDANLYISGLPKTMTQKDVEDMFTRYGRIINSRVLVDQASGLSRGVAFIRFDKRSEAEDAIKDLNGQKPPGAAEPITVKYAANPNQTKNTALLSQLYHSQSRRFGGPVHHQAQRFRFSPMSVDHMSGLSGVNVPGNSTSGWCIFVYNLGQDADEGILWQMFGPFGAVTNVKVIRDFNTNKCKGFGFVTMTNYEEAAMAIASLNGYRLGDKILQVSFKTSKSHK, encoded by the exons GAAGTTTATGACATGTCTAACGGTTACGAAGACCACATGGCTGATGAGGCAAAGGATGCCAAAACAAACCTGATCGTGAACTACCTCCCCCAGAACATGACCCAGGATGAGCTGCGCAGCCTCTTTAGCAGCATTGGGGAGGTGGAGTCTGCCAAACTCATCCGCGACAAAGTGGCAG GCCACAGTTTAGGGTATGGTTTTGTAAACTATGTAAACCCTAGTGATGCAGAAAGGGCAATCAGTACACTCAATGGGCTGAGACTACAGTCTAAAACTATCAAG gtttCTTATGCTCGGCCAAGCTCCGATACCATTAAGGATGCAAATCTCTATATTAGCGGGCTGCCGAAGACAATGACGCAGAAAGATGTGGAAGATATGTTCACGAGATATGGACGCATAATCAACTCTCGTGTCCTTGTCGATCAGGCCTCAG gttTGTCAAGGGGAGTTGCCTTTATTCGCTTTGACAAAAGGTCAGAAGCTGAGGATGCAATCAAAGACTTGAATGGTCAGAAGCCACCAGGTGCTGCAGAGCCCATCACAGTCAAATACGCTGCAAACCCCAACCAGACCAAGAACACAGCATTGCTCTCGCAGCTTTACCATTCACAGTCCCGACGCTTTGGAGGGCCAGTGCATCACCAGGCCCAGAGATTTCG gTTCTCTCCCATGAGTGTGGATCACATGAGCGGTCTGTCTGGAGTCAACGTTCCCGGAAACTCCACGTCGGGCTGGTGCATCTTCGTCTACAATCTGGGCCAGGACGCAGATGAAGGAATCCTCTGGCAGATGTTTGGCCCCTTTGGCGCAGTCACCAACGTCAAAGTGATCCGAGATTTTAACACCAATAAATGTAAAGGGTTCGGTTTTGTGACCATGACAAACTACGAAGAGGCTGCTATGGCCATCGCAAGCCTCAATGGCTATCGCCTTGGGGACAAGATCTTACAGGTCTCATTCAAAACCAGCAAGTCTCACAAGTAA
- the LOC131721827 gene encoding ELAV-like protein 1 isoform X1: MAVRRGHIRYLKEVYDMSNGYEDHMADEAKDAKTNLIVNYLPQNMTQDELRSLFSSIGEVESAKLIRDKVAGKALSTQGPYQGDNSHSLGYGFVNYVNPSDAERAISTLNGLRLQSKTIKVSYARPSSDTIKDANLYISGLPKTMTQKDVEDMFTRYGRIINSRVLVDQASGLSRGVAFIRFDKRSEAEDAIKDLNGQKPPGAAEPITVKYAANPNQTKNTALLSQLYHSQSRRFGGPVHHQAQRFRFSPMSVDHMSGLSGVNVPGNSTSGWCIFVYNLGQDADEGILWQMFGPFGAVTNVKVIRDFNTNKCKGFGFVTMTNYEEAAMAIASLNGYRLGDKILQVSFKTSKSHK; the protein is encoded by the exons GAAGTTTATGACATGTCTAACGGTTACGAAGACCACATGGCTGATGAGGCAAAGGATGCCAAAACAAACCTGATCGTGAACTACCTCCCCCAGAACATGACCCAGGATGAGCTGCGCAGCCTCTTTAGCAGCATTGGGGAGGTGGAGTCTGCCAAACTCATCCGCGACAAAGTGGCAGGTAAAGCGCTTTCTACACAAGGCCCTTATCAGGGAGACAACA GCCACAGTTTAGGGTATGGTTTTGTAAACTATGTAAACCCTAGTGATGCAGAAAGGGCAATCAGTACACTCAATGGGCTGAGACTACAGTCTAAAACTATCAAG gtttCTTATGCTCGGCCAAGCTCCGATACCATTAAGGATGCAAATCTCTATATTAGCGGGCTGCCGAAGACAATGACGCAGAAAGATGTGGAAGATATGTTCACGAGATATGGACGCATAATCAACTCTCGTGTCCTTGTCGATCAGGCCTCAG gttTGTCAAGGGGAGTTGCCTTTATTCGCTTTGACAAAAGGTCAGAAGCTGAGGATGCAATCAAAGACTTGAATGGTCAGAAGCCACCAGGTGCTGCAGAGCCCATCACAGTCAAATACGCTGCAAACCCCAACCAGACCAAGAACACAGCATTGCTCTCGCAGCTTTACCATTCACAGTCCCGACGCTTTGGAGGGCCAGTGCATCACCAGGCCCAGAGATTTCG gTTCTCTCCCATGAGTGTGGATCACATGAGCGGTCTGTCTGGAGTCAACGTTCCCGGAAACTCCACGTCGGGCTGGTGCATCTTCGTCTACAATCTGGGCCAGGACGCAGATGAAGGAATCCTCTGGCAGATGTTTGGCCCCTTTGGCGCAGTCACCAACGTCAAAGTGATCCGAGATTTTAACACCAATAAATGTAAAGGGTTCGGTTTTGTGACCATGACAAACTACGAAGAGGCTGCTATGGCCATCGCAAGCCTCAATGGCTATCGCCTTGGGGACAAGATCTTACAGGTCTCATTCAAAACCAGCAAGTCTCACAAGTAA
- the LOC131721827 gene encoding ELAV-like protein 1 isoform X3: protein MSNGYEDHMADEAKDAKTNLIVNYLPQNMTQDELRSLFSSIGEVESAKLIRDKVAGKALSTQGPYQGDNSHSLGYGFVNYVNPSDAERAISTLNGLRLQSKTIKVSYARPSSDTIKDANLYISGLPKTMTQKDVEDMFTRYGRIINSRVLVDQASGLSRGVAFIRFDKRSEAEDAIKDLNGQKPPGAAEPITVKYAANPNQTKNTALLSQLYHSQSRRFGGPVHHQAQRFRFSPMSVDHMSGLSGVNVPGNSTSGWCIFVYNLGQDADEGILWQMFGPFGAVTNVKVIRDFNTNKCKGFGFVTMTNYEEAAMAIASLNGYRLGDKILQVSFKTSKSHK, encoded by the exons ATGTCTAACGGTTACGAAGACCACATGGCTGATGAGGCAAAGGATGCCAAAACAAACCTGATCGTGAACTACCTCCCCCAGAACATGACCCAGGATGAGCTGCGCAGCCTCTTTAGCAGCATTGGGGAGGTGGAGTCTGCCAAACTCATCCGCGACAAAGTGGCAGGTAAAGCGCTTTCTACACAAGGCCCTTATCAGGGAGACAACA GCCACAGTTTAGGGTATGGTTTTGTAAACTATGTAAACCCTAGTGATGCAGAAAGGGCAATCAGTACACTCAATGGGCTGAGACTACAGTCTAAAACTATCAAG gtttCTTATGCTCGGCCAAGCTCCGATACCATTAAGGATGCAAATCTCTATATTAGCGGGCTGCCGAAGACAATGACGCAGAAAGATGTGGAAGATATGTTCACGAGATATGGACGCATAATCAACTCTCGTGTCCTTGTCGATCAGGCCTCAG gttTGTCAAGGGGAGTTGCCTTTATTCGCTTTGACAAAAGGTCAGAAGCTGAGGATGCAATCAAAGACTTGAATGGTCAGAAGCCACCAGGTGCTGCAGAGCCCATCACAGTCAAATACGCTGCAAACCCCAACCAGACCAAGAACACAGCATTGCTCTCGCAGCTTTACCATTCACAGTCCCGACGCTTTGGAGGGCCAGTGCATCACCAGGCCCAGAGATTTCG gTTCTCTCCCATGAGTGTGGATCACATGAGCGGTCTGTCTGGAGTCAACGTTCCCGGAAACTCCACGTCGGGCTGGTGCATCTTCGTCTACAATCTGGGCCAGGACGCAGATGAAGGAATCCTCTGGCAGATGTTTGGCCCCTTTGGCGCAGTCACCAACGTCAAAGTGATCCGAGATTTTAACACCAATAAATGTAAAGGGTTCGGTTTTGTGACCATGACAAACTACGAAGAGGCTGCTATGGCCATCGCAAGCCTCAATGGCTATCGCCTTGGGGACAAGATCTTACAGGTCTCATTCAAAACCAGCAAGTCTCACAAGTAA